From Lysobacter auxotrophicus, the proteins below share one genomic window:
- a CDS encoding TlpA family protein disulfide reductase — protein MSSASTRSLLAAALVAGALLAGCQKDKPADTDLAAPQTPSDTGALTLPQTADHPLSEGGVDVPKLVIATVEGKQFDLSARRGRWVVVNFWATWCKPCLKEMPELSALDAMREHIEVIGLAYEDITSDDMKVFLKLHPVVYPIAVVDTFNPPADFATPRGLPMTYLIAPDGRVADKFLGPVTAKDIEAAIAKAGGPQAAPQS, from the coding sequence ATGTCCAGCGCGTCCACGCGTTCCCTTCTCGCCGCCGCGCTCGTCGCCGGAGCGCTGCTCGCCGGGTGCCAGAAGGACAAGCCCGCCGACACCGACCTCGCCGCGCCGCAGACACCGTCCGACACCGGCGCGCTGACCCTGCCGCAGACCGCCGACCATCCGCTCAGCGAAGGCGGCGTGGACGTCCCGAAGCTCGTCATCGCCACCGTCGAAGGCAAGCAGTTCGACCTGTCGGCGCGTCGCGGGAGGTGGGTCGTGGTGAATTTCTGGGCGACGTGGTGCAAGCCGTGCCTGAAGGAAATGCCCGAACTCTCCGCGCTCGATGCGATGCGCGAGCACATCGAGGTGATCGGCCTCGCCTACGAGGACATCACGTCCGACGACATGAAGGTCTTCCTCAAGCTGCATCCGGTGGTCTACCCGATCGCGGTCGTCGACACGTTCAATCCGCCGGCGGATTTCGCGACGCCGCGCGGCCTGCCGATGACCTACCTGATCGCGCCCGACGGCCGCGTTGCCGACAAGTTCCTCGGCCCGGTGACGGCCAAGGACATCGAGGCCGCAATCGCCAAGGCCGGCGGTCCGCAAGCGGCGCCGCAGTCATGA
- a CDS encoding asparaginase domain-containing protein: MDQLCIVTTGGTIDKIYFDDKSDYQIGEPQIGGILRELGVAFRFNVIPILRKDSLHITAEDRELIRATIAAQPAKHVLLTHGTDTMVETARVLSSLADKTIVLTGALSPARFRGSDAEFNVGCAVGAVQSLPPGVYIAMNGRIWDPTKVRKNVEANRFESSV; the protein is encoded by the coding sequence ATGGACCAGCTCTGCATCGTCACCACCGGCGGCACGATCGACAAGATCTACTTCGACGACAAGTCGGACTACCAGATCGGCGAGCCGCAGATCGGCGGCATCCTGCGCGAGCTGGGCGTGGCGTTCCGCTTCAACGTGATCCCGATCCTGCGCAAGGATTCGCTCCACATCACCGCCGAAGACCGCGAGCTGATCCGCGCGACCATCGCCGCCCAGCCGGCGAAGCACGTGCTGCTCACGCACGGCACCGACACGATGGTCGAGACCGCCCGGGTGCTGTCGAGCCTCGCCGACAAGACCATCGTCCTGACCGGCGCGCTGAGCCCGGCGCGTTTCCGAGGTTCGGATGCCGAGTTCAACGTCGGTTGCGCCGTGGGCGCCGTGCAGTCGCTGCCGCCGGGCGTGTACATCGCGATGAACGGGCGCATCTGGGACCCGACGAAGGTCCGCAAGAACGTCGAGGCGAACCGCTTCGAATCGAGCGTCTGA
- the moaB gene encoding molybdenum cofactor biosynthesis protein B, with the protein MTATADLIALNLCVLTVSDTRTLAEDSSGDYLVQSLADAGHRLAERALLKDDRYQLRAVVSRWIADEHVDGVLVTGGTGFTGRDSTPEALLPLLDKQMDGFGELFRAVSFEEIGTSTLQSRAFAGLANGTFVFALPGSTSACRTAWEKIIRAQLDSRTKPCNLATLRPRLCER; encoded by the coding sequence ATGACCGCCACCGCCGACCTGATTGCGCTGAACCTGTGCGTGCTGACCGTGTCCGACACGCGCACGCTGGCCGAAGACAGTTCGGGCGACTACCTCGTGCAGTCGCTGGCCGACGCCGGACACCGGCTCGCCGAACGCGCCCTGCTCAAGGACGATCGCTACCAGCTGCGCGCCGTGGTGTCGCGCTGGATCGCCGACGAGCACGTCGATGGCGTGCTCGTCACCGGCGGCACCGGCTTCACCGGTCGCGATTCCACGCCCGAAGCGCTGCTGCCGCTGCTCGACAAGCAGATGGACGGCTTCGGCGAGTTGTTTCGCGCGGTGAGCTTCGAGGAGATCGGCACCTCGACGCTGCAGTCGCGCGCGTTCGCCGGGCTGGCGAACGGCACGTTCGTGTTCGCGCTGCCGGGCTCGACGTCGGCCTGCCGCACCGCGTGGGAGAAAATCATCCGTGCGCAGCTGGATTCGCGCACGAAGCCGTGCAACCTCGCGACCCTGCGCCCGCGCCTGTGCGAGCGCTGA
- a CDS encoding helix-turn-helix domain-containing protein: MSLDTTLRLLAKASGMSPADIATAIPRAGVATVSAWLRGEKLPGREQLDALARAFGVPAGALLAELASTLDPARTQGEHDLLAAYRALDTRQQGALLEVARSMAGTRRRSASKTAAGASRTRSRRSPA; the protein is encoded by the coding sequence ATGTCGCTGGACACCACCCTGCGTTTGCTCGCCAAGGCCAGCGGGATGAGCCCCGCGGACATCGCGACGGCCATTCCGCGCGCCGGCGTCGCCACGGTGAGTGCGTGGCTGCGCGGCGAGAAGCTGCCCGGGCGCGAACAGCTGGACGCCCTCGCCCGCGCCTTCGGCGTACCGGCCGGCGCGTTGCTGGCCGAACTGGCGAGCACGCTCGACCCCGCACGCACGCAGGGCGAACACGACCTGCTCGCCGCCTACCGCGCGCTCGACACGCGCCAGCAGGGCGCGCTGCTGGAAGTGGCGCGCAGCATGGCGGGCACGCGCCGGCGCAGCGCATCGAAAACTGCCGCGGGCGCCTCGCGCACGCGCAGCCGCAGGAGCCCCGCGTGA
- a CDS encoding acylphosphatase, translated as MSAARFVVSGKVQGVFFRASTRDRAQALGLRGFARNLADGRVEVLVAGDEAAIDELAAWLREGPPQARVDDLERLPARDEEAGEGFSAI; from the coding sequence ATGAGCGCCGCGCGCTTCGTCGTGAGCGGCAAGGTGCAGGGCGTGTTCTTCCGCGCCTCCACGCGCGACCGCGCCCAGGCGCTGGGGCTGCGCGGTTTCGCGAGGAACCTGGCGGACGGCCGCGTGGAAGTGCTCGTCGCCGGCGACGAGGCGGCGATCGACGAACTCGCCGCGTGGCTGCGCGAAGGCCCGCCACAGGCGCGCGTGGACGATCTGGAACGACTGCCCGCGCGCGACGAGGAAGCAGGCGAGGGCTTCTCGGCGATCTGA
- a CDS encoding PLP-dependent aminotransferase family protein, translating into MHLQLDGRGPLHAQLTRALKSAVFAGRVSEGARLPATRQLARELGVSRNTVLAAYEQLRAEGFVDGRVGSGSYVTPPLQDARPLHAVDSPLPAQSQFARRARIVHDHLRIPGRAIPGVRYAFQYGVPLTNPALTSAWARELAHAAAYTSPNYPASQGVPALREAVCDYLARRRGIQAEPQDVVIVAGTQQAVALTARVLLDPGDDVLLEEPHYSAMREALQIHGAKVSTLDVDHNGLKVDELPQTPPKLICVTPSHQFPSGAVLSLPRRLQLLDYARRHGSWILEDDYDGEFRYDARPLAALRSLDDADRVIYVGTFSKAMFPSLRLGYLVVPAGLRGDYVNAKWQDDFGSSGIEQAALARFIVDGGFERHLRRAWKTLKERRDALLDGLRRCSRGRLQINDSHAGMHLVVWLTGRTAADGEAFIARARSLGLGLYPIAPYYRAPPDRAGLLLGYCGLSVGEIEQAVALFAQCLDEFDG; encoded by the coding sequence ATGCACCTGCAGCTCGACGGCCGCGGCCCGCTCCATGCGCAGCTCACGCGTGCGCTCAAGAGTGCGGTCTTCGCCGGTCGCGTCAGCGAGGGCGCCCGTCTGCCGGCCACGCGGCAATTGGCGCGGGAGCTTGGCGTCTCGCGCAACACGGTGCTCGCCGCCTACGAACAGCTTCGCGCCGAAGGCTTCGTCGATGGCCGCGTGGGATCGGGCAGTTACGTGACGCCGCCGCTGCAGGACGCGCGCCCGCTGCACGCGGTCGATTCGCCGCTGCCCGCGCAATCGCAGTTCGCCCGGCGCGCGCGCATCGTGCACGACCACCTGCGCATTCCCGGACGCGCGATTCCCGGCGTGCGTTACGCCTTCCAGTACGGCGTGCCACTGACCAATCCCGCGCTGACCAGCGCGTGGGCGCGCGAACTCGCGCACGCCGCGGCGTACACCTCGCCGAACTATCCCGCGTCGCAGGGCGTGCCCGCGCTGCGCGAAGCCGTGTGCGATTACCTCGCCCGCCGTCGCGGCATCCAGGCCGAGCCGCAGGACGTGGTCATCGTCGCCGGCACGCAGCAGGCGGTCGCGCTCACCGCACGCGTGCTGCTCGATCCGGGCGACGACGTGCTGTTGGAAGAACCGCATTACTCGGCGATGCGCGAGGCGCTGCAGATCCACGGCGCGAAGGTGTCCACGCTCGATGTGGACCACAACGGCCTGAAGGTCGACGAGCTTCCCCAAACGCCGCCGAAGCTGATCTGCGTGACGCCGTCGCACCAGTTCCCCAGCGGCGCGGTGCTCTCGCTACCGCGCCGGCTGCAGTTGCTGGACTACGCGCGACGGCACGGCAGCTGGATCCTGGAGGACGACTACGACGGCGAATTCCGCTACGACGCGCGTCCGCTCGCGGCGTTGCGTTCCCTCGACGACGCCGATCGCGTGATCTACGTCGGCACGTTCTCCAAGGCGATGTTCCCGTCGCTGCGCCTGGGCTACCTGGTCGTGCCGGCAGGATTGCGCGGCGACTACGTCAACGCGAAATGGCAGGACGATTTCGGCTCGAGCGGCATCGAGCAGGCCGCGCTCGCGCGCTTCATCGTCGATGGCGGTTTCGAACGCCACCTGCGACGCGCCTGGAAGACGCTGAAGGAGCGACGCGACGCGCTGCTCGACGGACTGCGTCGCTGCAGTCGCGGACGGTTGCAGATCAACGACTCGCACGCGGGCATGCACCTGGTCGTCTGGCTGACCGGTCGCACCGCGGCCGACGGCGAGGCGTTCATCGCACGCGCGCGCAGCCTCGGGCTGGGGCTGTATCCGATCGCGCCGTACTACCGCGCGCCGCCGGATCGCGCGGGGCTGCTGCTGGGGTATTGCGGGCTGTCGGTGGGGGAGATCGAACAGGCGGTGGCGTTGTTCGCGCAGTGCCTGGACGAGTTCGACGGCTGA
- a CDS encoding proprotein convertase P-domain-containing protein — protein sequence MDLVAPDGSLYNISNRSGGSADNLIGTYTKSLTTEPLNGTWKLRVNDNAAGDTGYINSWSITF from the coding sequence GTGGACCTCGTCGCGCCGGACGGCTCGCTCTACAACATCAGCAACCGCAGCGGCGGCAGTGCCGACAACCTCATCGGCACGTACACCAAGAGCCTGACCACCGAGCCGCTCAACGGCACGTGGAAGCTGCGCGTGAACGACAACGCCGCCGGCGATACCGGCTACATCAACAGCTGGTCGATCACGTTCTGA
- a CDS encoding tetratricopeptide repeat protein, which produces MNHADPRIELRRALERNPADGFAWILLAEHELDRGDAVAGEAACRRALALRPGHPEALARLGRAQWMLGRRDEAVASLRAAATNAPNHPGIAVWLGHVLEDVGEAEAAADAYARAHAMAPDEPQIAAYLLAWRRKLCDWRDLDTLASQVRAAVNAGAASVEPFAFLSEDASAAEQLRCARLRAGLLAQQIRPMLAASPHARERLRVGFLSNGFGSHPTGLLTVALFEHLRELDAFDVHLFALNADDGSPIRTRLQAAAHALHDVAQQSHARVAQRIRDAGIDVLFDLRGWGGGGTPEVLAMRPARVQVNWLAYPGTSGAPWIDFVLADAYVLPESMQRDFSERVMRLPRCFQPSDTTRAILAPPPRAECGLPDDGVVFCCFNNSYKLNPRSMARAFAILREVPGSVLWLLSGPGEADARLRAAAQADGVGPQRLVFMPKQPHAAYMARLQHADLFLDTEPYNAHTTASDALWAGCPVLTRPGDTFAARVAGSLNHHLRMDGMNVATDAEFIARAVALARDPHALRDLRERLAARKRDAGLFDMAGFARDFADAVHRMAHSPIA; this is translated from the coding sequence ATGAACCACGCCGATCCACGCATCGAGCTGCGTCGCGCACTGGAGCGCAATCCGGCCGACGGGTTCGCGTGGATCCTGCTGGCCGAACACGAACTCGATCGCGGGGATGCGGTCGCCGGCGAAGCCGCGTGCCGTCGCGCGCTCGCGCTGCGCCCCGGGCATCCGGAAGCGCTGGCGCGCCTGGGTCGCGCGCAATGGATGCTGGGCCGGCGCGACGAAGCGGTCGCGAGCCTGCGCGCCGCGGCGACGAACGCGCCGAATCATCCCGGCATCGCGGTGTGGCTCGGCCACGTGCTGGAAGACGTGGGCGAAGCCGAAGCCGCGGCCGACGCGTACGCCCGCGCGCATGCGATGGCGCCCGACGAGCCGCAGATCGCCGCGTACCTGCTCGCGTGGCGGCGCAAGCTGTGCGACTGGCGCGACCTCGACACCCTTGCCTCGCAGGTCCGCGCCGCGGTGAATGCAGGCGCGGCCTCGGTCGAACCCTTCGCCTTCCTCAGCGAAGACGCCAGCGCCGCCGAGCAGCTGCGTTGCGCGCGACTTCGCGCCGGCCTGCTCGCGCAGCAGATCCGCCCGATGCTCGCCGCATCGCCGCACGCGCGCGAGCGCCTGCGTGTCGGGTTCCTCTCCAACGGATTCGGCTCGCATCCGACGGGACTTCTGACGGTCGCGTTGTTCGAACACCTGCGCGAACTCGACGCGTTCGACGTCCATCTGTTCGCGCTCAATGCCGACGACGGCAGCCCGATCCGCACGCGATTGCAGGCTGCTGCGCACGCGCTTCATGACGTCGCACAGCAATCGCACGCGCGCGTCGCGCAGCGCATCCGCGATGCCGGCATCGACGTGCTCTTCGACCTGCGCGGCTGGGGCGGCGGCGGCACGCCGGAAGTGCTGGCGATGCGGCCGGCGCGCGTGCAGGTGAACTGGCTCGCGTATCCCGGCACCTCGGGTGCCCCGTGGATCGACTTCGTGCTGGCCGATGCGTACGTGCTGCCCGAGTCGATGCAGCGCGATTTCAGCGAGCGCGTGATGCGCCTGCCGCGCTGCTTCCAGCCGTCGGACACGACGCGCGCGATCCTCGCGCCACCGCCCCGCGCCGAATGCGGTTTGCCCGACGACGGCGTCGTGTTCTGCTGCTTCAACAACAGTTACAAGCTCAATCCGCGCAGCATGGCACGTGCGTTCGCGATCCTGCGGGAGGTGCCCGGCAGCGTGCTGTGGCTGCTGTCCGGTCCGGGGGAGGCCGATGCGCGACTGCGCGCCGCCGCGCAGGCTGACGGCGTGGGCCCGCAGCGACTGGTGTTCATGCCGAAGCAGCCCCACGCGGCGTACATGGCGCGCCTGCAGCACGCCGACCTGTTCCTCGACACCGAGCCCTACAACGCGCACACCACCGCCTCGGATGCGCTCTGGGCCGGTTGCCCCGTGCTGACGCGCCCCGGCGACACCTTCGCCGCGCGTGTCGCCGGCAGCCTCAACCATCATCTGCGCATGGACGGGATGAACGTCGCGACGGACGCGGAGTTCATCGCACGCGCCGTTGCCTTGGCGCGCGATCCGCATGCGCTGCGCGATCTGCGCGAGCGACTGGCCGCACGCAAACGCGACGCCGGGCTGTTCGACATGGCCGGCTTCGCCCGCGACTTCGCCGACGCCGTGCATCGCATGGCGCATTCCCCCATCGCATAG
- a CDS encoding DUF2069 domain-containing protein, with product MNARHVLVIALLALAALFIAWFAPHPSPVAELVVFAFPPLALAMGALRRMRTAPFWAGVLGLAWFSHGVMVAWSRPAERGFALAEVALALVVIFSASLPGLRARFAKKKA from the coding sequence ATGAACGCCCGGCACGTGCTGGTGATCGCGCTGCTCGCGCTGGCGGCGTTGTTCATCGCCTGGTTCGCGCCGCACCCCTCGCCCGTCGCGGAGCTGGTGGTGTTCGCTTTCCCGCCGCTCGCGCTGGCGATGGGCGCACTGCGGCGGATGCGCACGGCGCCGTTCTGGGCCGGCGTGCTCGGGCTGGCCTGGTTCAGCCATGGCGTGATGGTCGCCTGGTCGCGCCCGGCCGAGCGCGGGTTCGCGCTGGCCGAGGTCGCGCTGGCGCTGGTGGTGATCTTCTCGGCGAGCCTGCCCGGACTGCGCGCCCGGTTCGCGAAGAAGAAGGCGTAG
- the wrbA gene encoding NAD(P)H:quinone oxidoreductase yields MPEILVLYYSRGGSVARLARQIARGIGEVEGVSARIRTVPPVSAVTQSAAPPVPEDGAPYVEPRDLVECAGLALGSPTRFGNMAAPVKYWLDGLVGEWTSGTLVGKPAAVFTSTATMHGGQESTLLTMMVPLLHHGCVLMGIPYTEAALSTTRSGGTPYGASHVAGNSDDPQPTDEEAQLARALGRRLATLVAKVSA; encoded by the coding sequence ATGCCCGAGATCCTGGTGCTCTATTACAGCCGCGGCGGTTCGGTGGCGCGGTTGGCGCGGCAGATCGCGCGCGGCATCGGCGAGGTCGAGGGCGTGTCCGCGCGCATCCGCACGGTGCCGCCGGTGTCGGCGGTGACGCAGTCGGCCGCGCCGCCCGTGCCGGAAGACGGCGCGCCCTACGTGGAACCGCGCGACCTCGTCGAATGCGCCGGCCTCGCGCTCGGCAGCCCGACGCGCTTCGGCAACATGGCCGCGCCGGTGAAGTACTGGCTCGACGGCCTGGTCGGCGAATGGACCAGCGGCACGCTGGTCGGCAAGCCCGCCGCGGTGTTCACCTCGACTGCGACGATGCACGGCGGCCAGGAATCCACGCTGCTGACGATGATGGTCCCGCTGCTGCACCACGGCTGCGTGCTCATGGGCATCCCCTACACCGAGGCCGCGCTCAGCACGACTCGCAGCGGCGGCACGCCGTACGGCGCCTCGCACGTGGCCGGCAATTCCGACGATCCGCAGCCGACCGACGAGGAGGCGCAGCTCGCCCGCGCGCTCGGTCGCCGGCTGGCGACGCTGGTCGCGAAGGTGTCCGCATGA
- the ppk2 gene encoding polyphosphate kinase 2: protein MAKLKRKEYEAQLEPLQIELVEMARWLSDAGKRLVVLFEGRDTAGKGGAIEAIAEHLNPRQCRIVALPKPTDREQAQWYFQRYVPHLPAAGEIALFDRSWYNRAGVERVMGYADTDQVHTFLRQAPVFEQLLVDDGVLLFKYWLCCDQAKQEERFAERLEDPLKRWKLSPIDVASREHYDDYTKAREAMLRATHTDHAPWTLVDFNDQRRGRLALIRDLLSRIPDKRVPEHCIEFPPLGRKPKREHYTVIKPIGPDRGDDA, encoded by the coding sequence ATGGCCAAGCTCAAGCGCAAGGAATATGAAGCGCAGCTCGAACCGCTGCAGATCGAACTGGTCGAAATGGCGCGCTGGCTCAGCGACGCGGGCAAGCGGTTGGTGGTGTTGTTCGAAGGGCGCGACACCGCCGGCAAGGGCGGCGCGATCGAGGCGATCGCCGAGCACCTCAACCCGCGCCAGTGCCGCATCGTCGCGCTGCCCAAGCCGACCGATCGCGAGCAGGCGCAATGGTATTTCCAGCGCTACGTGCCGCATCTCCCGGCGGCGGGCGAGATCGCGCTGTTCGATCGCAGCTGGTACAACCGCGCCGGCGTCGAACGCGTGATGGGTTACGCCGACACCGACCAGGTGCACACCTTCCTGCGGCAGGCGCCGGTGTTCGAACAGTTGCTGGTGGACGACGGCGTGCTGCTGTTCAAGTACTGGCTGTGCTGCGACCAGGCCAAGCAGGAAGAGCGTTTCGCCGAGCGACTGGAAGACCCGCTCAAGCGCTGGAAGCTGTCGCCGATCGACGTCGCCTCGCGCGAGCATTACGACGATTACACGAAGGCGCGCGAGGCGATGCTCCGGGCCACGCACACCGACCACGCCCCGTGGACGCTGGTCGATTTCAACGACCAGCGGCGCGGACGCCTGGCGCTGATCCGCGACCTGCTCTCGCGCATTCCAGACAAGCGCGTGCCGGAGCACTGCATCGAGTTCCCGCCATTGGGACGCAAGCCCAAGCGCGAGCACTACACGGTGATCAAGCCGATCGGTCCGGACCGCGGGGACGACGCGTAG
- a CDS encoding YihY family inner membrane protein encodes MEPLDSLYRWSERARDRARVGTFFRFLARRFLEDNLFQAAGALAYTTVFALVPLSMVVFGVLSAFPVFGEWSDRLSDYIFSNFVPSAARSVEAYLKQFSANAGQLTAAGVIALVVSLLITLNGVESAFNRIWRVESARPRIGRFLVYWTVLTLGALMAAASLALSAKFFAMSMFETQAGRTLQTLMLRLSPMTLELLAFAAIYRVVPHRTIHWRHAFAGAALAAVLFEIVKWGIGLYLGNFNSYSKIYGTLAFVPIFLLWIYLSWVAILLGASLASSMSEFRYQPVGMRLPLGFEIYGLLRLLARFNESRKLGRGLHSDEIETMEPMLTDALVQQMLAQLNTINVVRRAETGEWLLTRDLDELTLAELYEACQLRIPVAEAVLPCRDDSLGRSAIAALDELRLPLRELLKRRASSIQSDEV; translated from the coding sequence ATGGAGCCACTGGATTCCCTGTACCGCTGGAGCGAACGCGCGCGCGACCGCGCCCGGGTGGGCACGTTCTTCCGCTTCCTCGCGCGGCGCTTCCTCGAGGACAACCTGTTCCAGGCGGCCGGCGCCCTGGCGTACACGACCGTGTTCGCGCTGGTGCCGTTGTCGATGGTGGTGTTCGGCGTGCTGTCGGCGTTCCCCGTCTTCGGCGAATGGAGCGACCGGCTCAGCGATTACATCTTCTCCAACTTCGTGCCGAGCGCCGCGCGGTCGGTGGAGGCCTACCTCAAGCAGTTCTCCGCGAACGCCGGCCAGCTCACCGCCGCGGGCGTCATCGCGCTGGTGGTGTCGCTGCTGATCACGCTCAACGGCGTGGAATCGGCGTTCAACCGCATCTGGCGGGTGGAATCGGCCAGGCCCCGCATCGGCCGCTTCCTCGTGTACTGGACGGTGCTCACGCTCGGCGCGCTGATGGCCGCCGCGAGCCTGGCGCTGTCGGCGAAGTTCTTCGCGATGTCGATGTTCGAAACCCAGGCCGGCCGCACGTTGCAGACGCTGATGCTGCGCCTGTCGCCGATGACGCTGGAACTGCTGGCCTTCGCCGCGATCTACCGCGTCGTCCCGCACCGCACGATCCACTGGCGCCACGCGTTCGCCGGCGCGGCGCTGGCGGCGGTGCTGTTCGAGATCGTGAAGTGGGGCATCGGCCTGTACCTGGGCAACTTCAATTCGTACTCGAAGATCTACGGCACGCTCGCGTTCGTGCCGATCTTCCTGCTGTGGATCTACCTGAGCTGGGTGGCGATCCTGCTCGGCGCCTCGCTCGCCTCGTCGATGTCGGAGTTCCGCTACCAGCCGGTCGGCATGCGTTTGCCGCTGGGGTTCGAGATCTACGGCCTGCTGCGCCTGCTCGCCCGCTTCAACGAATCGCGCAAGCTCGGCCGTGGGCTGCACAGCGATGAGATCGAGACGATGGAGCCGATGCTCACCGACGCGCTGGTGCAGCAGATGCTCGCGCAGTTGAACACGATCAACGTCGTGCGCCGCGCCGAAACCGGCGAGTGGCTGCTCACGCGCGACCTCGACGAACTCACGCTCGCCGAACTGTACGAAGCCTGCCAGCTGCGCATCCCGGTCGCCGAGGCCGTGCTGCCGTGCCGCGACGATTCGCTCGGCCGTTCGGCCATCGCCGCGCTCGACGAACTGCGCCTTCCCCTGCGCGAGCTGCTCAAGCGGCGCGCGTCCTCCATCCAATCCGACGAGGTCTGA
- the sufT gene encoding putative Fe-S cluster assembly protein SufT, with product MYSRSSEPVRFERDCAVVMVPQGEQVTLPAGSVGYITQGLGGSYTVFVEGNLFRVAGRDADAIGKEPPEPLELPEGADDDAVEQMVWRQLRTCFDPEIPINVVDLGLVYEARILPHPENPGQRRVEVRMTLTAPACGMGDILVADVRDKLEMIPTVVDADVELVFDPPWNRTMMSEAARLETGMF from the coding sequence ATGTATTCCCGTAGCAGCGAACCCGTCCGATTCGAGCGCGATTGCGCCGTAGTCATGGTCCCCCAGGGCGAACAGGTCACGTTGCCGGCCGGCAGCGTGGGCTACATCACGCAGGGGCTTGGCGGCAGTTACACCGTGTTCGTCGAAGGCAACCTGTTCCGTGTCGCCGGCCGCGATGCCGACGCCATCGGAAAGGAGCCGCCCGAGCCGCTCGAACTCCCCGAAGGCGCCGATGACGACGCCGTCGAGCAGATGGTGTGGCGCCAGCTGCGCACCTGCTTCGATCCGGAGATCCCGATCAACGTGGTCGATCTGGGCCTGGTCTACGAAGCCCGCATCCTTCCGCATCCGGAAAACCCGGGGCAACGCCGCGTCGAAGTGCGCATGACGCTGACCGCGCCGGCTTGCGGCATGGGCGACATCCTGGTCGCCGACGTGCGCGACAAGCTGGAGATGATCCCGACCGTGGTCGATGCCGATGTCGAACTCGTGTTCGACCCGCCGTGGAACCGGACGATGATGTCCGAGGCCGCGCGGCTGGAAACCGGCATGTTCTAG